The following coding sequences lie in one Mycobacterium sp. DL440 genomic window:
- the fmdA gene encoding formamidase: MPELVFPLDSTKKFTDQEKLGHNRWHPDIPAAVTVKQGDSFRVHCREWFDGAIVNDDSADDILNAPLTTVHVLSGPIAVEGAKPGDLLIVDILDVGPIPQEDSGPLAGQGWGYTGIFPKLNGGGFLTDQFPDAYKAIWDFSGQKATSRHVPHVEFTGIVHPGLMGTAPSTGLLAKWNTREAALIATDPDRVPPLALPPEPRDAILGGLTGDAATLAAAEAARTAPPRENGGNQDIKNLTKGSRVFYPVYVDGANLSVGDLHFSQGDGEITFCGAIEMGGFIDLRVDVIPGGMETYGVSENAIFMPGNTDPQYSEWIAFSGTSVTLDGEQRYLDSHLSYQRACLHAIEYLTKFGYSPEQAYLLLGAAPIEGRLSGVVDIPNACATVYIPTAIFDFPIAPSVSGPTKIDPGMGAPHSSFG; encoded by the coding sequence ATGCCTGAACTCGTATTTCCCCTCGACTCGACCAAGAAGTTCACCGATCAGGAGAAGCTGGGCCACAACCGGTGGCACCCCGACATCCCGGCGGCGGTGACGGTCAAGCAGGGTGACTCGTTCCGGGTGCACTGTCGTGAGTGGTTCGACGGTGCCATCGTCAACGACGATTCGGCCGACGACATCCTCAACGCACCGCTGACGACGGTGCACGTGCTCTCCGGCCCGATCGCCGTCGAGGGCGCCAAACCGGGCGATCTACTCATCGTCGACATCCTCGACGTCGGCCCCATCCCGCAAGAGGACTCCGGGCCGCTGGCCGGCCAGGGCTGGGGCTACACGGGCATCTTTCCCAAGCTCAACGGCGGCGGGTTCCTCACCGATCAGTTCCCCGACGCCTACAAGGCGATCTGGGACTTCTCCGGTCAGAAGGCCACCTCACGCCATGTCCCGCACGTGGAGTTCACCGGCATCGTGCACCCCGGGCTGATGGGCACCGCACCCTCGACCGGCCTGCTGGCGAAGTGGAACACCCGTGAGGCGGCACTGATCGCCACCGACCCCGACCGGGTGCCGCCGTTGGCCCTGCCGCCGGAGCCGCGCGACGCGATCCTCGGCGGGCTGACCGGGGACGCCGCCACCTTGGCCGCGGCCGAGGCCGCCCGCACCGCGCCGCCGCGGGAGAACGGCGGCAACCAGGACATCAAGAACCTCACCAAGGGCAGTCGGGTGTTCTATCCGGTGTACGTCGACGGGGCGAACCTCTCGGTCGGCGACCTGCATTTCTCGCAGGGCGACGGTGAGATCACTTTCTGCGGTGCCATCGAGATGGGCGGCTTCATCGACCTGCGCGTCGACGTCATCCCCGGCGGCATGGAGACCTACGGGGTGAGCGAGAACGCGATATTCATGCCCGGCAATACCGATCCGCAGTACTCCGAATGGATCGCCTTCTCCGGCACCTCTGTCACCCTCGACGGTGAGCAGCGCTACCTGGACTCGCACCTGTCCTACCAGCGGGCCTGCCTGCACGCGATCGAGTATCTGACGAAATTCGGCTACAGCCCCGAGCAGGCGTACCTGCTGTTGGGTGCGGCACCCATCGAGGGGCGCCTGTCCGGCGTGGTCGATATCCCGAATGCCTGTGCGACGGTGTACATCCCGACGGCGATCTTCGATTTCCCGATCGCGCCGTCGGTCTCGGGGCCGACGAAGATCGACCCGGGCATGGGGGCCCCGCACTCGTCGTTCGGCTGA
- a CDS encoding zinc ribbon domain-containing protein: MSGRPDVIDCPSCGAAARRMISSPNLGRGASTAMALQDATRTSADRPAVVAAPPSGGRGQKVTTNPLHQKLPRP, translated from the coding sequence ATGAGCGGGCGTCCGGACGTCATCGACTGCCCCAGTTGCGGCGCGGCCGCCCGCCGAATGATCTCCTCGCCGAACCTGGGCCGCGGCGCCTCGACCGCCATGGCGCTTCAGGACGCGACACGCACGTCGGCCGACCGTCCCGCAGTGGTGGCCGCACCGCCATCCGGTGGCCGGGGGCAGAAAGTCACCACCAACCCGCTCCATCAGAAGTTGCCCCGTCCCTGA
- a CDS encoding ABC transporter ATP-binding protein/permease: MNDVKPFSPSIDWSSELLHSLWWLAQAWTITAVCTLAVLVLLARFTTWGRQFWAVTGAYFTGRHSLKPWLILSAMLLSVIIGVRLSVLFSYQTNDLFTSAQIAVQGLATGNDEVRDSGIRGFWIALLTFSVLAAILVTRVMVDLFMTQRFMLAWRTWLTDRLTGDWLDGRAYYRSRFIDQTIDNPDQRIQSDVDVFTALSGPQPNTPHQTSNGTLPFGAISAIVSVVSFTSILWNLSGDLNVFGVDVPRAMFWSVFVYVAFATVIAFALGRPLIRLSFNNEKFNAAFRYALVRLRDAAESVALYRGEKVERSQLRERFAAVVTNYKHFVNRTMAFTGWNLSMNNIIIPLPWMLQAPRLFTGQIQLGTVSQSVSAFGAIQDALSFFRNSYDTFAGYRASIIRLHGLVAADEQSRELPKLDVADLATDTDSLVELGDVEVRNPAGEQLIDDLSLSLAAGEAMIITGKSGTGKTTLLRSIAQLWPYASGSVRCPQGDNETLYLSQVPYIPLGDLRTVVSYPHQPGELPDTALQDALLAVALPRYVDRLDEDADWAKVLSPGEQQRVAFARVLLTKPKVTFLDEATSALDEPLEFMIYSLIRRELPDTVLVSVTHRSTVHRHHNTHLELLGDGQWRLGRVDDIEPVGV, from the coding sequence GTGAATGACGTCAAACCGTTCTCACCCTCGATCGACTGGAGTTCGGAGCTACTGCACTCGCTGTGGTGGCTGGCGCAGGCCTGGACCATCACCGCGGTCTGCACGCTGGCCGTGCTGGTCTTGCTCGCCCGTTTCACCACGTGGGGTCGGCAGTTCTGGGCCGTCACCGGTGCCTACTTCACCGGGCGCCACAGTCTCAAGCCGTGGCTGATCTTGTCCGCGATGTTGCTGTCGGTGATCATCGGCGTCCGGTTGTCGGTGTTGTTCAGCTACCAGACCAACGACCTGTTCACCTCCGCGCAGATCGCGGTCCAGGGTTTGGCCACCGGCAACGACGAGGTGAGAGACTCTGGCATCAGGGGGTTCTGGATCGCGCTGCTCACCTTCTCGGTGCTGGCCGCGATCCTCGTCACCCGAGTGATGGTCGACCTGTTCATGACGCAGCGCTTCATGCTGGCCTGGCGCACCTGGCTGACCGACCGGCTCACCGGTGACTGGCTCGACGGCCGCGCCTACTACCGGTCCCGGTTCATCGACCAGACCATCGACAACCCGGATCAGCGCATCCAGTCCGACGTCGACGTGTTCACCGCACTGTCGGGCCCACAGCCCAATACCCCGCACCAGACGAGCAACGGCACGCTGCCCTTCGGCGCGATCTCGGCGATCGTCTCGGTCGTGTCGTTCACCTCGATCCTGTGGAACCTCTCGGGTGACCTCAATGTCTTCGGCGTCGACGTACCGCGGGCGATGTTCTGGTCGGTGTTCGTCTACGTCGCATTCGCCACCGTGATCGCGTTCGCGCTCGGCCGACCACTGATCCGGCTGTCGTTCAACAACGAAAAGTTCAACGCTGCATTCCGTTACGCATTGGTACGCCTGCGCGACGCCGCCGAGTCCGTCGCGCTCTACCGCGGCGAGAAGGTCGAGCGGTCACAGCTGCGGGAACGCTTTGCCGCCGTCGTCACCAACTACAAGCACTTCGTCAACCGGACCATGGCCTTCACCGGCTGGAATCTGTCGATGAACAACATCATCATTCCGCTGCCGTGGATGCTGCAGGCCCCGCGGTTGTTCACCGGTCAGATCCAGCTCGGAACCGTCAGCCAGTCGGTGTCCGCCTTCGGTGCCATCCAGGACGCGTTGTCGTTCTTCCGCAACTCGTACGACACCTTCGCGGGCTACCGGGCGTCGATCATCCGTCTGCATGGGCTGGTTGCCGCCGACGAGCAGAGCCGGGAACTGCCCAAGCTGGATGTCGCGGATCTCGCCACGGACACCGACAGCCTCGTCGAGCTCGGCGACGTCGAGGTACGCAACCCGGCCGGCGAGCAGTTGATCGACGATCTCAGCCTGTCCCTGGCCGCCGGCGAGGCGATGATCATCACCGGCAAGTCGGGCACCGGCAAGACCACGCTGCTGCGCAGCATCGCCCAGTTGTGGCCGTACGCCTCAGGTTCGGTGCGTTGCCCGCAGGGCGACAACGAGACGCTGTATCTGTCGCAGGTTCCCTACATTCCGTTGGGTGATCTACGGACCGTGGTGTCCTACCCGCACCAGCCCGGGGAGTTGCCCGACACGGCGCTACAGGATGCGCTGCTCGCGGTCGCGCTGCCGCGCTATGTCGACCGGCTCGACGAGGACGCCGATTGGGCCAAGGTGCTCTCCCCCGGCGAGCAGCAACGCGTCGCGTTCGCCCGGGTACTGCTGACCAAACCCAAGGTGACGTTTCTCGACGAGGCGACCTCGGCGCTCGACGAACCGCTGGAGTTCATGATCTACAGCCTGATCCGCCGCGAACTGCCCGACACCGTGCTGGTCAGCGTCACCCACCGCTCCACGGTCCATCGCCACCACAACACCCACCTGGAACTGCTCGGTGACGGCCAGTGGCGCCTGGGCCGCGTCGACGACATCGAACCAGTCGGCGTGTAG